From the Pseudomonas sp. SORT22 genome, one window contains:
- the lysM gene encoding peptidoglycan-binding protein LysM encodes MSIFSFVKEAGEKLIDLLTPGNANASEQLKEHVSKVGLGNPNIQTTVEGSKVTVTGEVATQEEKEKILLALGNIAGVESVDDQITVTGPVVAAARFVVVKKGDTLSAISLAVYGNANQYNKIFEANKPLLSHPDKIYPGQTLRIPE; translated from the coding sequence ATGAGCATTTTCAGTTTCGTCAAAGAAGCAGGCGAGAAACTTATCGACCTGTTGACCCCGGGTAATGCCAATGCCAGCGAGCAGTTGAAGGAGCATGTCTCCAAGGTAGGCTTGGGCAATCCGAACATTCAGACAACTGTCGAGGGCAGCAAGGTGACCGTCACCGGCGAGGTGGCGACCCAGGAAGAGAAGGAAAAAATCCTCCTGGCCCTGGGCAACATTGCAGGTGTGGAGTCGGTGGATGACCAGATCACCGTTACCGGCCCGGTTGTTGCGGCGGCCCGCTTCGTCGTGGTCAAGAAAGGCGACACCCTGAGCGCCATTTCCCTGGCCGTGTACGGCAATGCCAACCAGTACAACAAGATTTTTGAAGCCAACAAGCCGCTGCTCAGCCACCCGGACAAGATCTACCCGGGCCAGACCCTGCGCATCCCCGAGTAA